A part of Tardiphaga sp. vice304 genomic DNA contains:
- the mobA gene encoding molybdenum cofactor guanylyltransferase MobA — translation MSAHDIPTPAVILAGGLARRMGGGDKPMRAIAGRPLLQRVIDRLAPQCDGVILNANGDAGRFGAFGLPVIADSVADFPGPLAGVLAALDWAALNRPEVRWMLSAPGDCPFLPRDLTARLHAARMAENAQLAVAASAGHSHPVIGLWGVALRDELRHALVEEDVRKVGRFTARYALATVEWPAVPLDPFFNANTIDDLAEAERLAALDGG, via the coding sequence ATGAGTGCGCATGACATTCCCACGCCGGCCGTGATCCTCGCCGGCGGCCTCGCCCGCCGGATGGGCGGCGGCGACAAGCCGATGCGCGCCATCGCCGGGCGCCCGCTGCTGCAGCGCGTGATCGACCGGCTGGCGCCGCAATGCGACGGCGTGATCCTCAACGCCAATGGCGATGCCGGGCGCTTTGGAGCCTTCGGCCTGCCGGTGATCGCCGACAGCGTCGCCGACTTCCCCGGCCCGCTCGCCGGCGTTCTGGCGGCGCTGGACTGGGCCGCGCTGAACCGGCCGGAGGTGCGCTGGATGCTGAGCGCGCCGGGCGACTGCCCGTTCCTGCCGCGCGATCTCACAGCACGGCTGCACGCGGCGCGGATGGCGGAGAATGCGCAACTCGCCGTCGCGGCCTCCGCCGGGCACTCGCATCCGGTGATCGGGCTGTGGGGCGTGGCGTTGCGCGACGAGCTGCGGCACGCGCTGGTCGAAGAGGACGTCCGCAAGGTCGGTCGCTTCACGGCGCGCTACGCTCTGGCAACGGTGGAATGGCCGGCGGTGCCGCTCGATCCGTTCTTCAATGCCAACACGATCGACGACCTCGCGGAAGCCGAGCGGTTGGCCGCGCTCGACGGCGGCTGA
- a CDS encoding sulfurtransferase TusA family protein, with amino-acid sequence MTTTLLDLTGLKCPLPALRTRKALLRLSPGERLEVHCTDPMAVIDIPAMVQQAGDRIDRSERRDETMIFIIEKSNRMIGDRD; translated from the coding sequence ATGACGACGACCCTACTCGATCTCACCGGCCTGAAATGCCCGCTGCCGGCGCTGCGGACGCGCAAGGCCTTGCTGCGGCTTTCGCCCGGCGAACGGCTCGAAGTGCACTGCACCGATCCGATGGCAGTGATCGATATTCCCGCGATGGTGCAGCAGGCCGGCGATCGCATCGATCGTTCGGAACGTCGCGACGAGACCATGATCTTTATCATCGAAAAATCCAATCGCATGATAGGCGATCGCGATTAA